The sequence GGCTCCGGGCGGCATCCCTTCACCGGAGCCGAACTGCCCTGCGAGGCCTTGGATCTTGGCACCGCCTCCACTGCGCCGCTGCCGAAGGAGCTCCTGGCCAGCGCCAAGGTGGCCCTGCTGGACCTTTGGGACCTGGACCATGCCCAGATCGAAGCGTTCAGGCCCCTGAAGGTCGCGGTGATGGAGGACGACGGGGACGCGCACGAAAGCGCCGACCTGCTCTTCCAGCCCTTCCTGGAAGGCGTGGACTTCCCTGATCATCCGATGAAGCTCTTGAATGGGCGCAAAGTCAGGCCCTTCGAGGGCCAGCATGGGAATTGCCGGGTGCTCCGCGGCACCCGCTTCGCCGTGGTGGGCGGCACAGCCCTGGCGCTGAGGCCTAAGCGGCAACCCCTGCAGCCCCTGGCGGTGCACCGGCTGCTGGTGACCTTCGGCGGCAGCGATGGCGCCGGGCTGGCCCAGCGGGCTTTCAAAGTGCTGGAGCGGCTGGTGCAGGAGGACCGGTGGCGCGGGACGTGCACGATCCTGGCGCCCGTCGCGATCCCGGACCAACCCTTTGCGGGGTGTTCGATCCACAAGAGCCTGCCGAACCTGACCCAATCGCTGCCGGACTATGACGCCCTCTGGTGCAGCGCAGGCGTTACCTTGACCGAAGCCCTGTGCTTGGGGCTCCCGGTGGCCGCCTGGGGCCAGAACGAGCGGCAGCACCGCATCCTGGCGGACCTGGCCCAGGCCTCGGCCTGCTTCGACCTGGGCGTGGGGCCCGAGGCCGGCCTGGATATCACCACCAAGGCGCTCGAGCAGTGGTTGGGTCCCGAAGGCCAGGACAGCCGCAACGAGCAGAGCCGCGATGGCCGGTCCCTGGTGGATGGCCTGGGAGCCTCACGCATCGCCCAGGAATTATGGGTCTTGAGCGGTGGGCTTTAATCGCGGGCCATGGATGCCCGCGGCCTCCAGCCAGCCGACTGCCGCCCGGAGTGAAATCTCTCCTTGACCCTTGTTGTTACAAGCGATAATCTCATTTTCCTGCCTTCCCGCCGATCGGACGATTAGTGGGTTTGCCTGGATGCGTTGTCGTTGAAGGATTGTTGATTCGGAGCAGCAAATGAGCACCTATTTCCCTAAGGGCCAAGAAATCAAGCGCAAGTGGTTCCTGGTGGACGCCACCGGGCTGACCGTGGGCCGTCTTTCCTCGGCCGTGGCCGAAGTGCTTTCGGGCAAGAACAAACCCACCTGGACCCCCTTCCTGGACACCGGCGACCATGTGGTGGTGATCAATGCCGCCAAGGCCGTGCTGACGGGCAAGAAGACCACGCAGAAGATTTATCGCCGCGTCATGACCACCCGCCCGGGCGCCATGAAGGAGACCCGCGCCGACGTCATGCAGAAGACCTTCCCCAGCCGCATCATCGAGTCCGCCGTGAAGGGCATGCTGCCCAAGGGCCCCCTGGGCCGGGCCATGTACCGCAAGCTCAAAGTCTACGAAGGCCCCGACCACCAGCAGGCGGCCCAATCCCCGGAACCCATGCAGATCAAACTCTAAGCTCCAGACCCCAGAAAATTCGTCGAGGGAAACATGGCAATCAACCAGTACTACGGAACAGGCCGACGCAAAACCGCCGCTTCGCGCGTGTTCCTCCGCCCCGGCACCGGCAAGATCAGCGTCAACGGCCGCACGCTTGAGGATTTCTTCCCCAACGCCGTGCTCCGCATGATGGTGCACCAGGCGCTGGTGCTGAGCGACATGGACGGCAAGTGGGACATGCACATCACCGTGAGCGGCGGCGGTTCCGCCGGCCAGGCCTCGGCCATCCGCCTGGGCGTTTCCCGCGCGCTGCTGGTCTACAACGAGCAGTTGAAGGGCCTTCTCCGCGCCGCAGGCCTCCTGACCCGCGATCCCCGCATGAAGGAACGCAAGAAGCCCGGCCAGAAGGCCGCCCGCAGGCGCTTCCAGTACAGCAAGCGCTAATACCCTCAAAGGTCTTTTCCAACCG comes from Holophagaceae bacterium and encodes:
- the rplM gene encoding 50S ribosomal protein L13 — its product is MSTYFPKGQEIKRKWFLVDATGLTVGRLSSAVAEVLSGKNKPTWTPFLDTGDHVVVINAAKAVLTGKKTTQKIYRRVMTTRPGAMKETRADVMQKTFPSRIIESAVKGMLPKGPLGRAMYRKLKVYEGPDHQQAAQSPEPMQIKL
- the rpsI gene encoding 30S ribosomal protein S9, translated to MAINQYYGTGRRKTAASRVFLRPGTGKISVNGRTLEDFFPNAVLRMMVHQALVLSDMDGKWDMHITVSGGGSAGQASAIRLGVSRALLVYNEQLKGLLRAAGLLTRDPRMKERKKPGQKAARRRFQYSKR